One stretch of Monomorium pharaonis isolate MP-MQ-018 chromosome 10, ASM1337386v2, whole genome shotgun sequence DNA includes these proteins:
- the LOC118647740 gene encoding uncharacterized protein LOC118647740, whose protein sequence is MVVYCFVKGCTSSKYKKQENQEPVSFYGVVFVLLSRFPSDPNLRAQWVKALAEINQQLNVDALPKYAKICNLHFRAEEIEKHGFRHFRLKPNS, encoded by the exons ATGGTTGTATATTGCTTTGTTAAGGGATGCACATCTTCTAAATACAAAAAGCAAGAAAATCAAGAACCTGTGTCATTTTAtgg tgttgtatttgttttattatccaGATTTCCAAGTGATCCAAATCTGCGTGCTCAATGGGTTAAGGCCTTGGCAGAAATTAATCAGCAACTGAATGTCGATGCCTTACCAAAATATGCCAAAATCTGTAATCTGCATTTTAGAGcagaagaaatagaaaaacatGGTTTCAGGCATTTTCGTTTGAAACCAAACTCGTGA
- the LOC118647739 gene encoding uncharacterized protein LOC118647739, producing the protein MPLDSGSAGASSLANNAIAWRRRRGTIKASCTRIETFVNSVNEVTPEIAAQLEERRSRLEIIFNEYDDIQSKIESIEGGNEEVSDRANFEEAYYALCAQIRQLMRPASAQPVVQPRASRSPTQYSTEHAAHVRLPKINLPNFCGNYDEWFPFYDSFKTLIHNNESLSNIQKFQYLRSSLAGQAINVVNALEISERNYDLTWSLLKERYDNKRIIVQSHVKAMLELTAINKENANGLRQISDGVSRHIRALTALGRPADKWDDLLIYIISAKLDSVTSREWHASLKGTELPTLKQFLEFVAHRCQTLEVVSKRDVSVPGRAGARAQGGNGGRQAACVATVRGKCYYCMGEHTVYARKEFLKLPIDRRITEMRRRKICLNCLRTSTHAANKCASGGCRTCGLKHNTFLHSTREPGGDGTNPRGNESDGSSGTVNTASVSAHAAVERSGRDVLLSTAIIYVYDKNNTRRMCRVLLDSGSQVNFITGEFLGALRLAPRPTSISISGIGGASSMSNQIANVKLRSRVNSFTANIDCVVADRITDGIPATTIKRRAFKLPAGIKLADPQFNMSASVDMLIGTELFWRLLCVGQIAANSDHPTLQKTRLGWILAGRTIDDSSPTSEARVLHAAVSNAMLHTQLERFWQTEEIANGPCGHSMDERACESHFMENARINEQGRYIVKLPIKPDVFCRIGESRKIALKRFYNLEKRLESDSGFRESYARFLREYERLGHMRRVTAADHDEGTTVYLPHHGVMKSGKLRVVFDASCKTSTGYSLNDALMVGPMIQEDLITILTRFRSFAYAFAADVIKMYRQILLDGSQTRLQRILWRDNPKAPVDTYELLTVTYGTSSASFLATRCLKDLGEKYASEFPLGSRCVTRDFYVDDLLTGADTKREAERARKEVVKLLARGRFELSKWASNYSETLNDDGDEPRGRALGKEDGHKVLGIFWEPRDDKFRFQYEQGARGIRGTKRAILAETASLFDPLGLLGPIIIIAKIIMQDIWQSGLEWDESLPEERWKKFREQLPHVNQLRLPRWTGFSGGGAARVQIHGFCDASERAYGACVYIRRESTNRQPRIELLISKSRVAPVKAISIPRLELNAALLLARLIEKIRSAINLSRTKLFLWTDSTIALQWISSPSRKWATFVANRVGEIQSLTRVSSWRHVPSADNPADVLSRGICPSELANHSMWWNGPEFLKSSEQYWPSRTIDDSLQELPEQKRVVAVALVPEQSVTRNIIGRHSSLGRVLRVVAYCLRFARRVAYRGSFVSHNEMTTALRVLTRAVQRESFPEEYRAMEEGRAIATSSKLLSLTPFLDGNGIIRVGGRLKNSALSYDTRHPILLPKGHCLTKLVIKSEHARNLHAGLQATIHAVRQRFWPLAVRSTARKIIKNCITCFKCKPSVSQALMADLLKARVTVSRPFTHTGVDYAGPIFLKEGKRRNARSHKAYIAIFVCFATKAAHIEIVSDLTIEAFLGALKRFVSRRGSPTDIYSDNGTTFVGANRQISEFYDLIKDEQSQRTIKESLRSHEITWHFIPPHAPHFGGLWEAAVKSAKSHMRKVVGNAGLTLEEAQTLFCEIEAVMNSRPLTPLSTDPSDLKCITPGHFLIGSALNSFPTPNLTEEKENWLKRWQRVEQMRQHFWKRWSAEYLHTLIERQKWKTSKGERCKVGRIALIRQPGLGPMQWAPRKNRAAAHRRRRSYPIGHLEDDEGQHYSSDNQNSHAATGGQGTNTVAAMSKCPLWSARTFLKYYGNMTILGSNPDSTRTSLGRPQDVQDGLRGYFEDILILSLDVLRTS; encoded by the exons ATGCCGCTCGACTCCGGTTCGGCGGGCGCGAGCTCACTAGCGAACAACGCTATTGCGTGGAGGAGGCGACGAGGTACAATAAAGGCTTCATGTACGCGAATCGAAACATTTGTCAATAGCGTGAATGAAGTAACTCCGGAAATCGCGGCTCAGTTAGAAGAAAGACGGTCGCggttagaaataatttttaacgaatatGACGATATACAATCTAAAATCGAATCAATAGAAGGAGGTAACGAAGAAGTTAGCGATAGAGCGAATTTCGAGGAGGCGTATTATGCGTTGTGTGCGCAAATTCGACAATTAATGAGGCCCGCATCAGCGCAACCGGTAGTACAGCCGCGGGCGTCGCGAAGCCCAACGCAGTACAGTACGGAGCATGCTGCCCACGTGCGTTTACCAAAGATTAATCTACCTAATTTTTGTGGAAATTACGACGAATGGTTTCCTTTCTATGATTCATTTAAGACATTAATTCATAATAACGAATCGTTAAGTAACATTCAAAAATTCCAATATTTGCGATCGTCCTTGGCCGGCCAGGCAATAAATGTTGTGAACGCTTTGGAAATATCGGAGCGGAATTACGACCTCACTTGGAGTTTGCTTAAGGAACGATACGATAACAAACGAATCATCGTTCAATCGCATGTAAAGGCCATGCTAGAGCTAACGgcaataaacaaagaaaatgcTAACGGATTAAGGCAAATATCGGATGGCGTTTCAAGACATATACGGGCATTGACCGCGCTGGGACGTCCAGCTGACAAGTGGGACGACCTCTTAATCTATATTATAAGCGCGAAATTAGATTCCGTTACCTCTCGAGAGTGGCATGCCTCACTGAAGGGCACAGAGTTACCCACactgaaacaatttttagagTTTGTTGCTCACCGCTGCCAGACCTTGGAGGTGGTGAGCAAGAGAGACGTGAGCGTGCCTGGTCGAGCGGGTGCGCGGGCACAGGGTGGCAATGGCGGACGGCAAGCGGCGTGTGTCGCTACGGTTCGCGGCAAGTGCTATTATTGTATGGGCGAGCACACGGTTTATGCGCGCAAGGAGTTTTTAAAGTTGCCCATTGATCGGCGAATAACTGAGATGCGTCGACGAAAAATTTGCCTAAACTGCCTGCGCACCTCGACACACGCGGCCAACAAATGTGCGTCGGGCGGTTGCAGAACGTGCGGGTTAAAGCACAACACTTTTTTGCATTCGACGCGCGAGCCGGGGGGCGATGGCACGAATCCGCGCGGCAATGAGTCAGACGGATCGTCCGGGACGGTGAATACGGCTAGCGTTAGCGCGCACGCGGCGGTCGAGCGGAGCGGACGGGACGTGCTATTGTCTACGGCGATTATCTATGtttatgataaaaacaatACACGCAGAATGTGTCGAGTTCTCCTCGATTCTGGCTCGCAAGTAAATTTCATAACGGGCGAATTTCTCGGTGCCCTGCGTCTCGCGCCGCGACCGACGAGTATATCTATTTCCGGTATAGGCGGTGCGTCGTCAATGTCAAATCAAATAGCCAATGTGAAACTAAGATCACGCGTGAATTCGTTTACGGCAAACATAGACTGCGTGGTTGCAGATCGAATCACGGACGGAATACCCGCGACCACCATAAAGCGCCGGGCATTTAAACTGCCGGCCGGAATTAAACTCGCAGACCCGCAATTCAACATGTCGGCAAGTGTAGACATGTTGATCGGCACGGAGTTGTTCTGGCGGTTGTTATGCGTGGGACAAATCGCGGCTAATTCTGATCATCCGACACTGCAGAAAACGCGTCTCGGCTGGATTCTCGCTGGACGCACCATCGACGACTCATCTCCAACTAGCGAGGCGCGCGTATTGCACGCGGCCGTTAGCAACGCCATGTTGCACACGCAATTAGAAAGATTTTGGCAGACGGAGGAAATCGCGAACGGTCCGTGTGGGCACTCGATGGACGAGCGTGCGTGTGAGTCGCATTTTATGGAGAACGCGCGTATTAACGAGCAGGGAAGGTACATAGTGAAATTACCAATAAAACCGGACGTCTTTTGCCGGATCGGCGAGTCGCGAAAGATTGCCCTGAAACGATTTTACAATTTGGAGAAACGTCTCGAGTCTGATTCCGGCTTCCGGGAGTCCTACGCGCGATTTTTGCGAGAGTACGAGCGATTGGGACATATGCGACGGGTTACGGCGGCCGACCATGACGAAGGAACGACAGTTTATCTACCGCATCACGGCGTAATGAAGAGCGGAAAGTTACGAGTGGTCTTCGACGCGTCGTGTAAAACGAGCACGGGATATTCACTTAATGATGCGTTAATGGTCGGGCCAATGATACAGGAGGACCTTATAACTATTCTGACACGGTTCCGCTCATTTGCTTATGCGTTTGCCGCGGACgtgataaaaatgtatcgaCAAATATTGCTCGACGGTTCGCAAACGAGACTGCAACGAATACTATGGCGCGACAATCCAAAGGCGCCGGTTGATACGTACGAATTACTCACGGTGACGTATGGAACGAGCTCCGCATCGTTCCTCGCGACGCGATGCCTGAAAGATCTGGGGGAAAAATATGCCTCGGAATTTCCATTGGGATCAAGATGCGTGACTCGCGATTTCTACGTGGACGATCTGCTCACGGGGGCCGACACGAAACGCGAGGCGGAACGCGCGCGCAAGGAGGTGGTAAAGTTGCTGGCACGCGGTCGGTTCGAGCTGAGCAAATGGGCATCTAATTACTCCGAAACACTAAATGATGACGGGGACGAACCACGGGGCAGAGCGCTGGGCAAAGAGGATGGACATAAGGTGCTCGGAATATTTTGGGAACCGCGCGACGATAAGTTCAGATTTCAATACGAGCAGGGGGCGAGGGGCATTCGAGGTACAAAACGCGCGATATTGGCGGAAACCGCGAGCCTGTTCGATCCGTTGGGGCTATTAGGtccgataataataatagcaaaaataattatgcaggaTATCTGGCAGTCCGGGCTCGAATGGGACGAGTCCCTGCCGGAAGAAAGATGGAAAAAATTCCGGGAGCAATTACCGCACGTGAATCAGCTGCGCCTGCCTCGTTGGACAGGTTTCAGCGGGGGGGGGGCGGCGCGCGTGCAGATACATGGTTTCTGCGACGCAAGCGAGCGCGCGTACGGCGCGTGCGTGTACATACGGAGAGAATCGACAAACAGACAGCCGCGAATTGAACTATTAATTTCCAAATCACGAGTCGCTCCTGTAAAAGCAATATCTATACCACGATTGGAGCTAAACGCGGCATTATTGTTGGCTAGGCTAATTGAAAAAATCAGATCGGCGATCAATTTGTCGAGAACGAAATTATTCTTGTGGACGGATTCCACCATAGCATTACAGTGGATTTCTTCTCCGTCGCGGAAATGGGCGACTTTTGTGGCGAACCGCGTGGGGGAAATTCAGAGTCTCACCAGGGTTTCGAGTTGGCGTCACGTGCCGTCGGCGGACAATCCGGCGGACGTCCTGTCGCGCGGAATTTGTCCGTCGGAATTGGCGAATCACTCAATGTGGTGGAACGGGCCGGAGTTCTTAAAATCGAGCGAACAGTATTGGCCGAGTCGGACGATCGACGATTCATTGCAGGAGTTACCTGAACAGAAAAGAGTAGTCGCGGTGGCGCTTGTACCGGAACAATCAGTCACACGAAATATCATTGGCAGGCATTCGAGTTTGGGTAGAGTGCTGCGAGTCGTCGCCTATTGCTTGCGATTCGCGCGTCGAGTCGCGTATCGGGGGTCATTTGTGTCGCACAACGAAATGACAACGGCCTTAAGGGTGTTGACCAGGGCCGTGCAGCGCGAATCGTTTCCCGAGGAATATCGCGCGATGGAGGAGGGGCGAGCGATCGCGACCTCAAGCAAACTTTTATCATTAACGCCATTTCTCGACGGAAACGGAATAATTAGAGTCGGGGGCAGACTTAAAAATTCTGCATTGTCATACGACACGCGCCATCCGATATTATTGCCAAAGGGTCACTGTTTAACAAAACTCGTCATAAAGAGCGAGCATGCGCGGAACTTACATGCAGGCCTACAGGCAACGATACACGCGGTACGCCAACGCTTTTGGCCTTTAGCCGTGCGATCAACGGcacgaaaaattataaaaaattgtatcacatgttttaaatgtaaacCAAGTGTATCACAGGCCCTGATGGCAGATCTACTGAAAGCTCGGGTTACGGTATCGCGACCATTCACGCACACGGGTGTCGATTACGCCGGTCCGATATTTCTAAAGGAGGGAAAGCGGCGCAATGCGAGGTCACATAAGGCCTATATAGCAATATTTGTGTGCTTCGCGACCAAGGCCGCACACATCGAGATCGTGAGCGATCTCACGATAGAGGCGTTTTTAGGAGCGTTAAAACGATTTGTGTCGCGTAGAGGAAGCCCAACGGATATTTACTCCGATAACGGCACAACGTTTGTCGGGGCCAATAGACAAATCAGCGAATTTTACGATCTTATTAAAGACGAGCAGTCCCAACGAACAATAAAGGAAAGCCTACGAAGCCACGAGATAACGTGGCATTTTATACCGCCCCATGCGCCACATTTTGGAGGTCTGTGGGAGGCGGCTGTCAAATCAGCCAAATCACACATGCGTAAAGTAGTTGGTAACGCGGGCCTCACGTTGGAAGAGGCGCAAACACTATTCTGCGAGATCGAGGCGGTGATGAATTCGCGGCCACTCACCCCGTTGAGTACAGACCCCAGcgatttaaaatgtattacacCCGGTCATTTCTTGATTGGTTCGGCATTGAACAGTTTCCCTACCCCTAATTTGACTGAAGAAAAGGAGAATTGGTTGAAGCGGTGGCAGCGTGTGGAGCAGATGCGCCAACATTTTTGGAAACGCTGGAGCGCGGAATACCTGCACACGTTAATTGAGCGTCAAAAGTGGAAAACGAGTAAGGGAGAGCGATGCAAAGTCGGACGAATCGCATTAATCCGACAACCTGGACTGGGACCGATGCAGTGGGCTCCTCGGAAGAATAGAGCAGCTGCACACAGGCGCCGACGGAGTTACCCGATCGGCCACCTTGAGGACGACGAGGGGCAGCATTACTCGTCCGATAACCAAAATAGCCATGCTGCCACTGGAGGACAAGGAACAAACACA GTTGCAGCAATGTCAAAATGTCCGCTTTGGTCCGCAAGaacgtttctgaaatattacgGGAATATGACTATCCTAGGTAgtaacccagatagcacacggacgtccttaggacgtcctcaggacgtcCAGGACGGACTTCGTGGATATTTTGAGGACATCCTGATTTTATCCctggacgtcctcaggacatcctga